The proteins below are encoded in one region of Aquisphaera giovannonii:
- a CDS encoding PDZ domain-containing protein, which yields MRLGLAAGPRPLRTRAGLIAGIPALAVAAACALAQAPPAGKGPAVVPFTMLPSNHMLVKAKINGKGPYRLIFDLGAPITLLGNRAGEGAGVIKPDAPRSFLMGMRGEAQVDKLEVGGLTATKLPVIVFDHPALKVLGDALGEPLDGIIGFTFFARYRTTIDYQKDEMTFEPVDFRIRDLMKELPDRLAGPREAARRVLAPRAVWGLRLGEPKGGVDSPGVPIREVLPGSPAAAAGLKPGDVMTTLGDRWTTTVADVFAAAGDAEPGKDARVVVLRDGKELALTVRPADGA from the coding sequence ATGAGACTCGGACTCGCAGCGGGGCCCCGACCCCTCCGCACTCGCGCCGGCCTGATCGCCGGCATCCCGGCCCTGGCGGTCGCCGCGGCCTGCGCGCTGGCGCAGGCCCCGCCCGCGGGCAAAGGGCCGGCGGTCGTGCCGTTCACGATGCTCCCCTCGAACCACATGCTGGTGAAGGCGAAGATCAACGGCAAGGGGCCCTATCGATTGATCTTCGACCTGGGCGCGCCGATCACCCTGCTGGGCAATCGGGCCGGCGAGGGCGCCGGCGTCATCAAGCCGGACGCGCCGCGGTCGTTCCTCATGGGCATGCGCGGCGAGGCCCAGGTGGATAAGCTCGAGGTCGGCGGCCTGACCGCGACGAAGCTGCCGGTCATCGTCTTCGACCACCCGGCGCTGAAGGTCCTGGGCGACGCGCTGGGCGAGCCGCTGGACGGGATCATCGGGTTCACCTTCTTCGCCCGGTACCGGACGACGATCGACTACCAGAAGGACGAGATGACCTTCGAGCCGGTCGACTTCCGGATCCGGGACCTGATGAAGGAGCTCCCCGACCGCCTGGCCGGCCCGAGGGAGGCCGCGCGGCGGGTGCTCGCCCCGAGGGCCGTCTGGGGCCTGAGGCTGGGCGAGCCGAAGGGGGGCGTCGATTCCCCCGGCGTGCCGATCCGCGAGGTCCTCCCGGGCTCGCCCGCGGCCGCGGCGGGCCTGAAGCCGGGCGACGTGATGACCACCCTGGGCGACCGCTGGACCACCACCGTGGCCGACGTCTTCGCCGCCGCCGGCGACGCAGAGCCCGGCAAGGACGCCCGCGTCGTCGTCCTCCGCGACGGCAAGGAGCTGGCCCTGACCGTCCGCCCCGCCGACGGGGCGTGA